The segment TCCTCCACCTAGACCAAGTAAGCCGCCAACTATACCAGCCAATACACCACAGGCACAATATAGGACCAGCTGGTGTGCTCGCCAATTTGTGTCAGTCTCTCCCTTGGATGCAATCTTCCTTGTTCCTTTATACAAGCTTACTGCCTCGTATGAAGACACACCAACAGCCACAGGGATCTGTAAAGTAAAAAATCCAAATGAAGACCCAAAAAATACCAAGTCCATAACATGTTCTTTAATTTTCCTGGCACAGCTTTGTCCCAAAGTCACAGCTACGAATTTGCCATATACGCCAGGAAAAAAGAAGACAGCTTTGTCCCAAAGTCACAGCTACGAATTTGCCATATACGCCAGGAAAAAAGAAGTAGTTCAGAATGATCATAGTCATGGTACCTGTAATAGATTCAGCGCCCAATATGCCATCGAACAAGTTGTTGTATAATTCTGTTGCCATCAAAGCAAAAGGTTTCATCACCACTCAAGCTCATTAATGATGGCAATTTAATGAAAATGAacagagagaaagcaagaaccTTGGAAATCTCCAATGCAAGGATTGCACCCCAGACAGCAAAGAGCAGTCCAAGTTCCTTCCAGTACACATTGTCAATAATAGAGACCTGTCAAGGTCACTTAAGTCAGTCCCAAAACCAGTAACTCATGAAATGTAAACATATTAGTATTCCTATCCTACCTCTTCTTTTTTAGGCTCCTTGTTTTCTGCTCCTCCACCGCTTGGACCTCCAGGAAGAGGTTGGTATTCCACTTCTTCATTGTCATCAGCTGATTAAAAAGCATTAAACTTGAGTAAATATGTCTCAATATCTAAGTCAATAAAATTTACCGTCTAGATTACCATTTGATTCCAAACGCCTAGCAGCCTCCTGAAAAATCAGAAATAAGCGAGATAAATTATGCAGAAATTATTACGCATCTGCATATAATTATTGgatgtaaagaaagaaagaaggacgTGAGCACACCTGTTTTAATATAGTTTCTTTCTTCCATGTTTCCACACCTTTTAAGAAAGCCCTAGTTGATGTGCCTGCATAAGACCACAACTAATCAAGAAATTTATCAAAGAAACGAGGTGAAATTCACTTGAAAGAATGGATGCATACCAATGAAGAGAATGATTAGCAAAACCGTAATCATCCAGTCAGCAAAAATCACATTGAAAGCCACCCCAATGCTGATTCCTAACACCAACATTGGTTGAAATAAGAGGGCCAAGTCGTAGTCAATAACGGGCATATCCAATGTAGGATGCCTAAGCTTTAAATTGTAGTATACTGTTGAAGCTGCCGCACCTGTAATCATACCTGGACAAACAAATCCAAGCTTAAAACAACTGCCTTGTGGCGTCTCAACTACCataaaaatcatctaaaaacagAAGTTTTATACAAATTTAGGACAACAATGCTTTCACTTGTCAAAATTTTGAATCTCAAGTCAGAGGCCTTTGGGGAAATGAACTTTCATTTGACCTCCTAATTAAGCATCTTCCATCAAGAGAAAATTAATACAAGTGGAAGTGTCCATAAAGAATAACAGATTTCTCTTACATTTTGATATAGCAGTCGATGATTTTGCATCAAACCCAATAATCAAGGTAAGCATGGGAACAAAAATGCCACCGCCACCAACACCTCCTACACTCCCAAGTGCTGCTCCAAAAAATCCAATTATGGTTCCCACTACAATTTTCCAGCCAAATTTCATGTCCTGTGAATCCATTGTCATAAATCATACTCGTAAGTCATAGATGCCACGGTTTCTGGAACAACAAACAGGAAGAGGCCAAGAAACAAGAGGACCTCAACAAATGTAATATAGTCGACTCAGTTTTTTTGTGATCCAATATCTTTCGTCAGTTCTGATTTCCCAGGAGGAGGAAAAGAAGCTCAACAGAGCACATTGGTAGCATGAGGCCAGGGTTAAAACCTGAGACACTTTTCCTAACTAGATTTTCTAAGCAGCagtacaggaaaaaaaaaaaccaatgaagaGCCAACATGAGAATCCCAAAAACACGTAGGAAGTAAAATATAGAAGTGGACTTACCGGCCAGACATGTGTATATCCATATAAACCTTTTTGCCACAAGAAATTTAATACTCTCATGAAAAGACCAGGCTCAACTTGTGGGCTGATCCCGTGAACACTCGAAACTTGTTTTCTCAGTCTTGCTTCAGCTATGGCAACCATTGAAGCTATACCAAGAGAAACAATCAAAGTTGCTCCTCCTATCATTCTCAAACTCAAACCCCACCATTTTGATCCCATCACAGCCATGAGAAATACTCCCTTTATTTCTTGCAGAATCAACTGTATGATGTTTGAGCTCAGACCAGAAATGAAAACAGAGAGACGAATACTAGTAATAGTAAAACTCAGGACCGAGCAAAACCAACACCCACTTATCAGGAATCACATGTTGGCTACAATCAATGTAAATGCAAAAGGACAGGAACAGAAACTGACAGCCAGATTCCTGGACGTCAATAACCGATCACGAGTTTTAAACTGAgagtaaaaaactaaaaagaaccAACACCCACTTATCGAATCCGTCTGTCTATACTTTCTATATTTTACAGTTTCTTCAAAATCTAATTTGCAAGTCTTGAAACAAATTTTGTAGtgataataaataaactcaATCGAATCTCATCAGTATAAAAGGAATTGAGCATACacaattgagtttttttctttttctattaatatattttgtttttaactcTATAAACTAAGGCTTCTAGTTTCTCTTCatccaaaaattttattttatattagagtaaaaaataaagattcgatttttctttttcttttttttgataataaaaggataaaaacctCTTATTTCCAATCTTGCCCGGCCGGTTTAGATTTAATCCAAATAAAGAATATAGTTAAATTATTGTGGAAGGGAGAGACTTCTAGAAGGGAGTTTGTTTTTCGTCCTTGTTTTCCATGTTTTTCACTTAATGTAtcttcaattgaaaaaatagaaacaataaaGACAAGAGATGTGACAAAAGACAATTAAATTAtgctttacttttttattaaataatttctttaaatatgactaataataaaataaataattaaaccaattatatgtaaaataaaatatttgaaccaatataaaattaaaatctcacataattatacataaaagataataattatatcacaaaatttttttttatcattcaatgttGACGTCTTCATCATTAAATTCAGTTCCTTTAAGAACATGATAGATCTtcatttctattaatttttcaaaaataatatttatttatttttatgactaGAGAAACCGAGTTACTCTCATCCTTGAAGAATTGATGGGAAACCCTCAGACATCACATGGAGATAATAAAAACATCGTCTTTGAATAAATCAactcatatataaaaaacttacattatTATTCATTGACTATAGTACATTTTTAAATGATCAGAGTGTCAGATGCGAAAAAGATTCTTCTCTTTCATATCTTGTAGATGGCAAGTATTTGCCTTAGCCACCCTCGTGACTCTAAAAGGATCATCCCATTTTAGGGCCAACTTGCCCCTTACTCTCTATATTATTAGTAGCCTCTAACTTTCATGGCATCAAGCCTCCAAATTTGAGCCTTTTATTCTTGGCTCTAGCATTATGATGTTGGGTAATTTTGAGCCGATAAGCTTAATTTCTGACTACTGTAGTTAAGCAAGATTcttctaaaaaatctaaattggcCCTAAAGCCATATTCATTACTTTCTTATGTATAATGAACTACTCGATGACTTGGACATCCAATCTCAGTTAGGATCATGGTCCCAGTTCTATAAGTTAGGAGAAAATGAATTTCTCCAATAGATGTCTTCTAAGTGGTCTTATATGCCTATAAAATCTCATTGAATAGCTCATTCTATTCTGACATGGTATCTATTGTCTTTTTCTTAAGTCCAATGAGAAGGACCCGGTTGGTGAGTTCAGTCTAGGGGTTAGACAATAAAGAGAAACAATAATCAATGTGAAGTCTTTAACGTTATTCTTTCACCTTACAACTATCAAACTAGGTCTTATTATCAGTGATAAGATTTTAGGAATCCCAAATCTATAAATGATACTCttctaaaaaaaaggagatGACCTTGTTAGTGGTGATATTTGTCACAGCTTCTACCTCTCTTCTATTTGATGAAGTAGTCCACAACCATTAGAATGAATTGTGTAACAACCTGAAATCCATATATCAATCTAGAACTTTGAGCCTTGAACTTAGAGGAAaacaaggtaatttttttttaacaactcgGTTGAGAATATCAACACATACATTTATACAtagcaataaattattttttttaaccatatatTCATGACAAAAAGATCTGATTAACAAATTGATTACAATGTTTAATTCAATCTTGGAATTTTACCTTACATTCAGGATCTTTCGTGACTCAAGCACAGCATATTAGTACATGTCCTGCAAGAAATTagtatttgaattaattattatttccatCTCTATAGGAAATCCAAAtcacattaatttaataataataatagtaattgttGAATAGTTCCATAAATTATTCATTGTATTTAAAccactttttttatatactatatCTACCATTTCCATCGACAATACTTCGCCTTACTTTTCATGTCTTTCTAAATACATAGAGATTTGGTGGTACCTTGAATTAGAATCCAAAGAGCTTAAGAACTCAAATTCAGTTGTAGAGTTTACTAATTTATCAATCTTTAAGAATGGAAAACTATTATTTGTACAAACCTTGTTCAGGTCGATGAAGTCCACACACATCCTTTACTTTCCAGTATTCTTCTTCATCATGACCATAATATCCAACCAATCTGGATACATGACCTTATGAATAAACCCAGCGGTTAATAGTTTATCCATTTCTACAATTATTGTCTATTGTCTTCCCATGAAATTTATCTTCTTTTGTTGAATAAGAAGGAAAGTTAGGTCAAATTGAAGTCTATAAATAGCTATCTTTGGGTTGATCCTTGACATATTTGAAGTGTTGAAAGCAAAATCAGACTTATAGGTGTGGAGAAAATTTGTCAGTAATTTCTATTGAGGTTGTTTCAATGTGGAGTTTATCTTGGTAACAGCCTAAAGATACTTCTTTCCCCAAAGATACTTCTTTCAATTGATATATAGCCTCGGTTCTGACTTTCACTCTCTCTTTCAAAAACCCTTCGTGGTCCATAACCAAATACCCCTTGCCTTGCAGACATATAGATGCACAATGCTTTGAGGCCCATTGGTTTCCTCTCACGATAGTCACTCCTTTTTGAGTAGATAATCTTAAGGTCAAATACCATGTGCTTATGACTATATTGATCTTATGCAAGAGATGTCTTTCTATTATGGTGTTGTAAGCCAAAGTTATATCTATCACCATAAAGGCTTGTTAAAGGGTAAGCATTTAAGGCAAGTGTCTATTGTGATTGGGATCTTCAAGACACCCTTCACTAGCATTCTTGACCCTTCAATCCCAATCAAATGGGTTTTTATAGGAGTCATTCTTAAGGGATTTATCCCCATCTAGGACATCACATCTCTAAACAGGATGTTAACTGAGTTTTCATCATCTACCAGTACCTTGTGTACTCGACGATTGGCTATAATTGTGAAAATTATTGGTTAATCCTCATGAAGGTAAGTCACCCCCTCTTCATCTTCTGAAGTAAAAGTTATAGACTTGTGTTATGGGTTCTGTTGAAGACCTATTATGAGGACCTATTTTCCATACATTCTCTTTCTATTAAAAGTATCTTCCCCAACCGAGGTGCCCCTAGAACCACATTGATCTCAGGTAGGGTTTGGGCAAGCTAATTGGCCTCTTTTCTGTCATGTTTCATAAGGTTATACCCTTCgacaaattattttagatagcCCTTAACTATCAACCtctcaaatgtttttctttagtATGAAGCAATCTTCTATATAATACCTTTTATCCTTGTGGAACAAGCAAAACTTCTTGGAGGTGCATGTGTATAGAGGCGACATCATAGGAGGTGGATATTGAATaaagttttttcctttgatGGTTGAAAAGACTTATGTAAGGGTGGCATTTAGAAGAGTCGTACGTTTACTCTCAAGGTATTGTATATGCTCCCTTACTAACCTTTTTTGACCTTTCTTGAAATTATTATCTCTGTTGGGAGagcaattttatttcaaaggtttatTATCCTCATTCTTCTAGTAAAAATGAGGAGGTTCATACCTCAATATGCTAGCTTTCTCTACCTATATATGATTTTCTATATCTTGTTTTACCTTTAACAGGTTTTTATCTGGTAGAGCATACAAATCCctccataaaaaaacattcttttacTCCACTTATCAAAGTCTTTGAAGATACTAACTCAATAAATTATTCTACCTTGAGCATTTCTTCTCTAATCCTCTTTAAATATATCCTGATAGATACCCCTTCTAATTAAGTAACACTGATGAGTTATGTGAAGCTCTTTTTGATGGGTATGTAAGTGTTAAATTGTGACACAAATTTAGCGCAAAGGTTATTTAAACCCATGATAGAGCCTGGCTTCAAGTTATTATATCAAACTCGTGTTAACCCTATGAAAGTTATAGAGAGGATCTTGCACATACCATCATCATCTTAGATGACCAGCTCAAGGTTTCTATGCATGTTTTGGACATGTTCTCGTATATCTGTGAGACCATTATAGTTGTCCAAATTTATCTTTGTGGATATATACTCCTTATGAATGAGAGTGTGCAAGACTCATATGGATAAAGGTGATCCTTTTTATCTCATAAGGATTTTAGACTTCATCTTGGATGCATCTACCTACCAATCATACTTCTCCCTGACTTTTATCGAATAGGCTCTAGGGAGCTGGATGATTCTGGTTACGATAAGCTTGATAACTAACTTCGATTTTGCGATGGCTAGAAGGATCACGTCTAAAGTGGCCGCTTATTAAGAGAGCTTGAAGTCTACGAGAATGATCTTAGAAGAGACTAGGAGATCATCGAGGTGGAAAGCTTTCCAAGTCATTTTGCCCAACCTCTTCTAGATAATAATACAAATTGTCTCCTGATAAAGGGGACTACTTGTGGTTGAAAGGTTGGGATTGAGAGAGCTACCTCATGTGCTAGGACTTGTTATGGTGGTAAGGCTTGATGTTGCCCTTGGGATGCCAACACGGCTTGGGTAAAGGTTTGTACATGATTGATGAGTTGTTGAAACTCTAATGGAGCAGATGTGTCAGCCATTATATGAAGGTCCGTAACACGTCTTATCCCATAGGTATCTTGATTTTCTGCTATTAATAGCGATTAGGGATgtcaaaaaatagtttagaaaGAATAGTTAATagctttttaatcatttttcataGACAAAGCCAATTGATGATGTTCCAAATATCCAATATACTCAAGAATgaggtttttttgtgtttgaatgTTGAGTAATTACACGTCCACTTTAATATTCCCTTCTCTagattttatgaaattgatggTTGGTAATAAAAGGCCTAACACCtgtaaaataattctttttagtgGAATTTAGAAACCCTCTAATGATAAATTCAGTGactttttaataagaaataGCAATAAATGAGAGAATGAGCTTTTAATTCTAGGAACAAAAGTGTTTATTCTTAGTTATGTATGGTAAatgttctaaaaataaaagtatgaaaaatttaaagaataggAAAAGTAAGTGTATTTTTTACCTATGTGGTTCAGAAGGTATATATAGCCTATGAACATTATCATGTTGCTTGAATGGAGGGGTGAGACATCATCTTCTCCTAACAGTATTAATaagggataaatatctcttacataatattaatattgatgggaATATAGTAGATCATCAGGAAACTTTTATGCACGTAGGGATATAGATAGAtgattattctttaattttaacattttatgttaaaaaaacataagaacaagcaaacaaatcCTCGTGACCCATCATGggacctaaaaaaattatcaactatATATGTGTTTGGTTTGGGATGATTCCAAACCCAAGGGTAATATGTCAGACCCACATGCATTTGGCCTCGGCGCGTAGCTGAACCAAAGATGTTGGGTTTGGTACCTTACCAGACTTATATGTACTTGAGCTTGGCGCATAGTTGAACTCAAAGGTATTGGGTCTAACATCTTGTCAAACTCACATTTACTTGAGATCAATACGTAGCTGAATCCAAGGATGTTAGATCTAGCATCTTGCTAGACCCAGATGCACTTGGGCTTGGCAAATAATTGAACCCAAGAATGTTGGACCTAGAAGTAAGCTAGGCCTATGTCATCTGGCTTGTTGCTCTACCAAGCTTAGATACTTTGGGTTATAACTCTACCTTAACCGTTTTAATCATGAGTTTTGAaacaaacatatcaaaattacattgattcattattattatatactaGAAACGTGGCCCGCGCTACGTCGCGGGtcaatttttttgcataaaaaatatcaaaaaaagttaagatttaagagtgttaggtcttACTGCAAAGCTATACCTAATAGCATTGGGTTTGTCTGTTATGCCTGACCCAAAAGTTatattgataatattaataataatattaaacttgcatgacccaagtttaagtgagtttgaTTGCAACATCAAACCCGGAGCTTTGGATATGAGTTTGGTTGCAAGGTCGTGTTATAAAAGTGtgacaattaaaaagaaaaaaatttaatattacagaatgaaattaaaaaaaaaagattaattgaaaagaaaaaaacaataaagcaaagcattattttgataaatagtGCTTTGTAAGGAGGGGTACAGTAAAATCCCCTCATAAGATCACAATAATCTAATGaacagtaaacaaaacaaatcataaagtttaattcttaatcaaatcgatattaaaagatgaaattgaaaggaaaaaaactacttaaaaaaaagaaaaaaaatctgaatcaattagtttaacccatcaaacctggaattcgtgtcatgaaattggaagaaaaaagattgatgccttttagttatagttaattacaatatttaaagatgaaattggaagaaaaaaaccaatgaagaaaaagaaaaaaaaattgaatcaactaggttaacccaccaaattataacccgtcaaacctgagattcgtgtcatgagagtgtaataactaaatagaaacaaattatcattaattaactaaattaaaaagaaaaaaaaacctaaaaaaactaaagaagaaaaaggaaagaaaaaatcagaattaactgggttaacctgtcaaacctagaatccgtgtcatgaaagtttgataactaaatagaaaaaaaaacttaatattaacaaactaaattaaaaaaaattaattaaaaagaaaaaacaactaaacaaaaaaaagattaatttaaaagaaaaaaaaatctgaattaacttggttaacccttcaaaccaggttaacccatcaaacatgagattcgtgtcatgaaagtttgataactaaatagaaaaaaaattaacattaacaaattaaattaaatgaaaaaattaattaaaaagaaaaatcagaaaaaaaaaaccgggttaacccgtcaaacccggaatctgtgtcatgaaagtttgataactaaatagaaaaaaaatttaacattaacaaactaaattaaccataaaaaatatttattaaaaaaagcaaaaaaaatgaaaaaaaaaactgcccAGCCTTTTCATTATgggttaattataatattaaaagatgaaattggaagaaaaaaactaatgaagaaaaagaaaaaaaaatctgaatcaactgggttaacctaccagatcaggttaacccgtcaaacctgggattcgtgtcatgagagtataataactaaatagaaaaaaattaatattaataaagtaaattaaacaaaaaaagattaattaaaaagaaataaaacaaaggaaaaaaacctatatgaagaaaaaaaactaatgaagaaaaagaaaaacatttgaattaactgggttaactcgtcaaacctgggatccatgtcatgaaagtttaataattaaatagaaaaaaaattaatattaacaaactaaattaaaaaaaattaattaaaaagaaaaaaaaagcaaaaagaaagaaaaactactaaacaaaaaaaagattaatttaaaagaaaaaacaaagaaaaaaaagcctacatgaaaaaaaaactaataaaaaaaatctgaattaactgggttaatccttcaaaccaggttaatccgtcaaacatgagattcatgtcatgaaagtttgataactgaatatgaaaaaaaaaaattacaggttaacccagaattagctgggttaacctgtcaaatttgaaatccgtgttatgaaagtgtgataactaaatagaaaaaaatttaacattactaaaaaaagttaaacgaaaaaattaattaaaaagaaaaactagaaaaaaaaattcgggCTGACCCATCAAACCGGAATCCGTGTtataaaagtttaataactaaataaaaaaaattaacattaattaaaaaaagttaaatgaaaaaattaattaaaaagaaaaaccagaaaaatttgggttaacccatcaaacctataatatattatgaaagtttgataactaaataaaaaaaaaattaatattaacaaaaaaataataataataaaatattcatgaattCCACTTAGCtagcatgtttttttcttataattaccTGGAGGAGGCAAGGGAGACAAGGCAAGAGGAGGTAGGTAGGTAGGTAGGTAGGTGGGTGGGTGGTGGGTTGGTGGGTACAAGTGAAACGTGATGCaaactgtatttttaatattttttttttgataaaatttaatataatttgtatgttttggatcgttttgatgtgctgatatcaaaaataatttttaaaaaataaaaaaaatcatgaatatgtatttcaacacaaaaaattatttaaaaaccaatCAATTACCACACTGTTAAATATACACATAGAGTACTTTAGAGCTTAAAAGGAAAATGTAATGGTAGGTTAACATGAGAGAATGATAGAGAGGAGCAGAGGGGACGACTAAGAAGGGATAAAATGATTGTTTAAttggattaaaattatttttgatattagtaaattaaaattattaaaaaatattaattaaaaaaataaaaaaaaatttaatttattagaaaatgaAATAGCTATCAGCCTATCACCCTCAATCAACTTCAAGATGCGGGCGTTTCGAGGGAGGTATTTTTCAAACAAGTAACACGCAAATACTAGTCCTCAAATAACTAGACTCAATCTAGTTGCTAAATTTGGTTGGGCTTGGCTTGGCTTGTTaatcttcaaaatttaataatctAAGTTGAGTCTATagctaaaccaattaaaatattgaCTTCATAGTTAAGTTTTTAATCATTCAATTGACGTGATGCAATTCTAATTGGGTTAGCTATTTATCACAGTACAACCATTGGAAATAAGTTAAATTTAGTAGGTGATTAaagcttgaaattaaaaggtttgtttttttatgtgattttatatTCGAGTCTTGtatttgctaatatgatggtcttatatgatcgttaattttaaaacttgtaagattagtcgaggtgtgcgcAAGTTAGTTCGATActtacatcaataaaaaaaaatctgaaaattaattacatcaatttaaaaattaaaataaacacatCTTGTTTAACCATGtcaaataacaagtttattttgTTGTCCTTTCTACGTGGAACATATtattaagattaattaattaaaaaaaaaattctttaagtttttttttagtcatcatactacttttttaattttaatccttgcacgctgcattgtttttttattaaaaaatttggcTTGAGAAATTGTTTTGCTTTGCAAGCTATGagtttttcaaaatgtaatttgttttgtatttgtttccttgtaattttaatttaaattaattaaaatgagttaattgaaaaaatatatttttataatatcacCAAGCACTCTTTTTTGAAACccttcttgatttttgttttgctttgctaGCTATGagtttttcaaaatgtaatttgttttgtatttgtttccttgtaattttaatttaaattaattaaaatgagataattgaaaaaatatatttttataatatcagcAAGCACTCTTTTTTGAAGCCcttcttgatttttataaaaaacttctTCTTAAACTTTATTGGTTGTTTTTCTTGCgcgtgtttatttttattattatataattaaataaaaatagattccAAAAAATCCCCTCACTAACACATGAGGAGTGTGTTGTTCTTATATattcacatcaaaatattgaaatttttttttaattaaaacttgtttttagaTTATGACAAGTTGTGATTtaaggaaataaatattttggtgagaaaaatgccaaagaaaaatacattaataagataaaggggttttaactaaaaaaggtgttttattttaattcatgacaaaaaaaatattaataaaaaagaagtatactagaattttatcttcaatggttgcttttctcaagaaaaataattttattattgtataattcAATTTAACTAGGTTGATTACTTGTGTGAGGAGTTAatctagattaattaaaataattatcatctcaattaatttttagtgagaTTGAGTTTTGAACTGAATAATAAGTCAATTTGAATCCACTAAATCTAACAAGTCacgttaaataaattttaatattatttaatttaaaattcaggctatgaattatatattaatattgattgattatttataaCCCATGCTTTTACAGTGTGACAGATAGCATGGGAGTGGGTCCATGCATTTGGGATCACAGATTGAAGTCTTAATTCccacttcttgtttttttcaattttgacttCATAAGCGTTATTATTCAGCATGAAGTTTagagtgttgttttttaaaataatttttattttaaaatatattaaaataa is part of the Populus nigra chromosome 8, ddPopNigr1.1, whole genome shotgun sequence genome and harbors:
- the LOC133701053 gene encoding sulfite exporter TauE/SafE family protein 3-like isoform X2, producing MKFGWKIVVGTIIGFFGAALGSVGGVGGGGIFVPMLTLIIGFDAKSSTAISKCMITGAAASTVYYNLKLRHPTLDMPVIDYDLALLFQPMLVLGISIGVAFNVIFADWMITVLLIILFIGTSTRAFLKGVETWKKETILKQEAARRLESNADDNEEVEYQPLPGGPSGGGAENKEPKKEEVSIIDNVYWKELGLLFAVWGAILALEISKNYTTTCSMAYWALNLLQIPVAVGVSSYEAVSLYKGTRKIASKGETDTNWRAHQLVLYCACGVLAGIVGGLLGLGGGFILGPLFLELGIPPQVSSATATFAMTFSASMSVVEYYLLKRFPVPYALYFVAVATVSAFVGQFVVRKLINLLGRASLIIFILAFTIFVSAISLGGVGIVNMIEKIEHHDYMGFENICSYEA
- the LOC133701053 gene encoding sulfite exporter TauE/SafE family protein 3-like isoform X1; translation: MAVMGSKWWGLSLRMIGGATLIVSLGIASMVAIAEARLRKQVSSVHGISPQVEPGLFMRVLNFLWQKGLYGYTHVWPDMKFGWKIVVGTIIGFFGAALGSVGGVGGGGIFVPMLTLIIGFDAKSSTAISKCMITGAAASTVYYNLKLRHPTLDMPVIDYDLALLFQPMLVLGISIGVAFNVIFADWMITVLLIILFIGTSTRAFLKGVETWKKETILKQEAARRLESNADDNEEVEYQPLPGGPSGGGAENKEPKKEEVSIIDNVYWKELGLLFAVWGAILALEISKNYTTTCSMAYWALNLLQIPVAVGVSSYEAVSLYKGTRKIASKGETDTNWRAHQLVLYCACGVLAGIVGGLLGLGGGFILGPLFLELGIPPQVSSATATFAMTFSASMSVVEYYLLKRFPVPYALYFVAVATVSAFVGQFVVRKLINLLGRASLIIFILAFTIFVSAISLGGVGIVNMIEKIEHHDYMGFENICSYEA